A genomic segment from Luteolibacter ambystomatis encodes:
- a CDS encoding Gldg family protein, with translation MSAKTTHPVLRTVLGIIALILILALGNVLVSSLGIGHRGADFTENKIHTLSDGTKAILKELDAPVVIRYYASRNTGYLPEELKLHMRHVDDLLKEYTTLAGGKLRVENLDPQPDTDAEDSANLDGMSGQRLNDENLFFGMAISCLDKTAKLPFLDPNDETMLEYQLSRAISEVSTVKKPVVGVMSALDLEGSPAMMPGQQASQGWIIYQQLKQSYDVKNLGMAPTAIDPKEIKALLLFHPANITPAAEFAVDQYLLQGGTVIACVDSFSVAAQMTSGGNPMMGGGTPTTSTLPTLFPAWGVTFESGQVVADGTYATMMNGNRKAVAVLTLPQTAMQKDNVITRNLDSVTLFLPGGFVKKGGGGVSINTLLKTSDQAALVDSTRAAQLDPKLDTTMTRSGTAYDLALTLDGRFKSAFPNGNPADAAKPADDKKDGDKKDEPKKADSLKEATAEGHVFLIGDVDAFYDRFAYQSQNFGGMQMVSPINGNSPLLLNLIDQAAGSSHLIGARSRSATRRPFDVIQKMEDDFNKTIGTKIEEFEKQKTEAQQKLSALQTQKSRGSELYLSPEQEAEIKKLRQQQVDASGKVRDLEKDLKRQKDNLFGRIFRYNVLGMPLLVALFAIGLFITHRSRTRAR, from the coding sequence ATGTCCGCCAAAACCACCCATCCGGTGCTCAGGACCGTTCTCGGCATCATCGCCCTGATCCTGATCCTCGCGCTCGGCAACGTGCTCGTCTCCTCGCTGGGGATCGGCCATCGCGGCGCCGATTTCACCGAGAACAAGATCCACACCCTCTCCGACGGCACCAAGGCCATCCTCAAGGAGCTCGACGCACCCGTCGTGATCCGCTACTACGCCTCCCGTAATACCGGCTACCTGCCGGAGGAGCTGAAGCTCCACATGCGCCATGTGGACGACCTGCTGAAGGAATACACCACCCTCGCCGGCGGCAAGCTGCGCGTGGAGAACCTCGACCCGCAGCCCGACACCGACGCCGAGGACTCCGCGAACCTCGATGGCATGAGCGGCCAGCGCCTCAATGACGAGAACCTGTTCTTCGGCATGGCGATCTCCTGCCTCGACAAGACCGCCAAGCTGCCCTTCCTCGATCCGAACGACGAGACGATGCTGGAATACCAGCTCTCCCGCGCGATCTCCGAAGTCAGCACGGTCAAGAAGCCGGTCGTCGGCGTGATGTCCGCCCTCGATCTGGAAGGCTCTCCGGCGATGATGCCCGGCCAGCAGGCCAGCCAAGGCTGGATCATCTACCAGCAGCTCAAGCAGTCCTACGACGTGAAGAACCTCGGCATGGCCCCGACCGCCATCGATCCGAAGGAAATCAAGGCCCTGCTGCTCTTCCACCCCGCCAACATCACCCCGGCCGCCGAGTTCGCCGTCGACCAGTATCTGCTCCAGGGCGGCACCGTGATCGCCTGCGTCGATTCCTTCTCGGTCGCGGCCCAGATGACCAGCGGCGGCAATCCGATGATGGGCGGTGGCACTCCCACCACCTCCACCCTGCCGACCCTGTTCCCCGCGTGGGGCGTGACCTTCGAGTCCGGCCAGGTTGTCGCGGATGGCACCTATGCCACCATGATGAATGGCAACCGCAAGGCCGTGGCCGTCCTCACCCTGCCGCAGACCGCGATGCAGAAGGACAACGTGATCACCCGCAATCTCGACAGCGTCACCCTCTTCCTGCCCGGCGGCTTCGTCAAAAAAGGCGGCGGCGGAGTGAGCATCAACACGCTGCTCAAAACCTCCGACCAGGCCGCGCTGGTGGACTCCACCCGCGCCGCGCAGCTCGATCCGAAGCTGGACACCACCATGACCCGCAGCGGAACCGCCTACGACCTCGCCCTCACCCTCGATGGCAGGTTCAAGTCCGCCTTCCCGAACGGCAATCCGGCCGATGCCGCCAAGCCCGCCGATGACAAGAAGGACGGCGATAAGAAGGATGAGCCGAAGAAGGCCGATTCCCTCAAGGAAGCCACCGCCGAAGGCCACGTCTTCCTCATCGGTGACGTGGACGCCTTCTACGACCGCTTCGCCTATCAATCCCAGAACTTCGGCGGCATGCAGATGGTTTCCCCGATCAATGGCAACTCCCCGCTGCTGCTGAACCTCATCGACCAGGCCGCCGGTTCCTCGCACCTCATCGGCGCCCGCAGCCGCTCCGCCACCCGCCGTCCGTTCGATGTCATCCAGAAGATGGAGGACGACTTCAACAAGACCATCGGCACCAAGATCGAGGAATTCGAGAAGCAGAAGACGGAAGCCCAGCAGAAACTCTCCGCCCTGCAGACCCAGAAGAGCCGCGGCAGCGAGCTTTACCTCTCGCCCGAGCAGGAAGCGGAAATCAAGAAGCTGCGCCAGCAGCAGGTCGATGCCTCCGGCAAGGTCCGTGACCTGGAGAAGGACCTGAAGCGCCAGAAGGACAATCTCTTCGGCCGCATCTTCCGCTACAATGTCCTCGGCATGCCGCTGCTGGTCGCGCTGTTCGCGATCGGCCTCTTCATCACCCACCGCAGCCGCACCCGCGCCCGCTGA
- a CDS encoding DUF4340 domain-containing protein, with amino-acid sequence MSKRLVIVLWVIAVALGGLVYVVKSGQSTPAKGKAARKSGQTLFESFPGAEVAAITISGADGTTHLAKKDGKWTVTDRDAYPANTQNVNDLIRTIGDVKVVGAIEDAASYSARFGIDPSAAKAEDRGIELTFANASGSELAKVSLGKSIGGSEAGPMGPMGGGSTGRFVLNQGDKSAIYRTSEMFSAVSTDPKTWLSEDFIKIEKPKSVSVTVPGKGDIAWKVSRDNEEANFNLEGAKPEDNYDASTATPLKTLFSFAKFDDVVPTADVAKRAQPDQKRVATIETFEGSTYTLNITPAKAADAKPGEEPPAATDGSYFVTVDVTATLPTERKKEEGEKPEDAKVKDEAFTTRLKDLKAKLAADQALKGRTFELRQFALDMLLKGRDGFKKQAAPAGGPQGMQGMQGLPPGMMMPHGATPGPGTKAGPVEAVTPPIQVPAQSEDDK; translated from the coding sequence ATGTCAAAACGCCTGGTTATCGTCCTGTGGGTCATCGCCGTCGCTCTCGGTGGCCTCGTCTATGTTGTGAAGTCCGGCCAGAGCACGCCGGCCAAAGGCAAAGCCGCACGCAAGTCCGGCCAGACTTTGTTCGAATCGTTCCCCGGCGCTGAAGTCGCCGCGATCACCATCAGCGGCGCGGACGGCACCACCCACCTCGCCAAGAAGGACGGCAAGTGGACCGTCACCGACCGCGACGCCTATCCGGCGAACACGCAGAATGTGAACGATCTCATCCGCACCATCGGTGACGTGAAGGTGGTCGGCGCGATCGAAGATGCCGCTTCCTACTCCGCCCGCTTCGGCATCGATCCCTCTGCCGCGAAAGCGGAGGACCGCGGCATCGAGCTGACGTTTGCCAACGCTTCCGGCAGCGAGCTTGCCAAGGTCTCGCTCGGCAAGAGCATCGGCGGCAGTGAAGCCGGGCCGATGGGTCCGATGGGCGGTGGCTCCACCGGCCGCTTCGTGCTGAACCAGGGCGACAAGTCCGCGATCTACAGGACCAGCGAGATGTTCAGCGCGGTGAGCACCGATCCGAAGACCTGGTTGTCCGAGGACTTCATCAAGATCGAGAAGCCGAAGAGCGTGTCCGTCACCGTGCCGGGCAAAGGCGACATCGCGTGGAAGGTCAGCCGCGACAACGAAGAAGCCAACTTCAACCTCGAAGGTGCGAAGCCGGAGGACAATTACGATGCGTCCACCGCCACCCCGCTGAAGACCTTGTTCTCGTTCGCGAAGTTCGATGACGTGGTGCCCACCGCGGATGTCGCGAAGCGCGCCCAGCCGGACCAGAAGCGCGTGGCCACCATCGAGACGTTCGAAGGTTCCACCTACACGCTCAACATCACCCCGGCCAAGGCCGCGGACGCGAAGCCCGGTGAAGAACCGCCCGCCGCCACCGATGGCAGCTACTTCGTCACCGTGGACGTGACCGCCACCCTGCCGACCGAGCGCAAGAAGGAAGAAGGCGAGAAGCCGGAGGACGCCAAGGTCAAGGACGAGGCTTTCACCACCCGTCTCAAGGATCTGAAGGCCAAACTCGCCGCCGATCAGGCACTGAAGGGACGCACCTTCGAGCTCCGCCAGTTCGCCCTCGACATGCTGCTCAAGGGCCGCGACGGCTTCAAGAAGCAGGCCGCACCCGCCGGTGGTCCGCAAGGCATGCAGGGAATGCAGGGTCTGCCTCCCGGCATGATGATGCCCCACGGTGCCACTCCCGGCCCCGGCACCAAGGCCGGACCGGTGGAAGCCGTCACCCCGCCGATCCAGGTCCCCGCCCAGAGCGAAGACGACAAGTGA
- a CDS encoding sialidase family protein, with protein MLPFIACLLLPAAVLAAEPAVTDLFRGSGHAPDHTYRIPSLAVTPKGALLAFAELRKNNGGDTGDIDIVLRRSDDGGKTWKPMQVIADFGMDTIGNATPIVDQRTGRITVLAQWNRLPERKLAPGFGEDSRRLYQLHSDDDGMTWSRPENITEQVKQPSWSWLATGPGAGIVLTRGTHKGRYVAGINHRETAGDAPGYYAHAIYSDDSGKTWKSSRTYASRHTNECEIAELTDGSLMLNMRNHGSNRRDRAIAISKDGGETWEDTRWDANLPEPQCMGSIRRATWPSDFKPGLILFSNPASRKSRQDLILRGSLDEGVTWPLAKLIKSGDAAYSHLATLPDGTIAIAYETDRYSRIALTTIQPADLQSAPEVANPDGTLKENAAR; from the coding sequence ATGCTTCCGTTCATTGCCTGTCTGCTCCTCCCTGCCGCCGTCCTCGCGGCCGAGCCCGCGGTGACCGATCTCTTCCGCGGCAGCGGTCATGCACCGGATCACACGTATCGTATCCCCTCGCTGGCGGTCACACCGAAGGGCGCGCTGCTTGCCTTTGCGGAGCTCCGGAAGAACAACGGCGGCGACACAGGGGATATCGATATTGTTCTCAGACGCTCGGACGATGGCGGGAAGACTTGGAAGCCGATGCAGGTGATCGCCGATTTCGGGATGGACACCATCGGCAATGCCACTCCCATCGTGGATCAGCGGACCGGTCGCATCACCGTGCTGGCGCAGTGGAACCGCCTTCCGGAACGCAAACTCGCTCCCGGATTTGGCGAAGACTCGCGTCGCCTCTACCAACTGCACAGCGACGATGACGGCATGACGTGGTCCCGGCCGGAGAACATCACGGAGCAGGTGAAGCAGCCCTCCTGGAGCTGGCTCGCCACCGGCCCCGGCGCGGGCATTGTCCTCACCCGTGGCACGCACAAGGGGCGCTATGTGGCCGGCATCAATCATCGCGAAACCGCAGGCGACGCTCCCGGCTACTACGCGCACGCCATCTACTCCGACGACTCCGGAAAAACCTGGAAATCCTCCCGCACCTACGCCTCCCGTCACACCAACGAGTGCGAGATCGCGGAACTCACGGACGGCTCGCTGATGCTGAACATGCGCAACCACGGCTCCAACAGACGCGACCGGGCCATCGCGATTTCCAAGGATGGCGGCGAAACGTGGGAAGACACAAGATGGGATGCGAATCTTCCCGAACCCCAGTGCATGGGCTCGATCCGGCGGGCCACATGGCCGTCGGACTTCAAACCCGGTCTCATTCTCTTCTCGAATCCCGCATCCCGCAAAAGCCGGCAGGATCTCATCCTACGCGGTTCCCTTGACGAAGGCGTGACCTGGCCGCTGGCGAAACTCATCAAATCCGGAGATGCCGCCTACAGCCACCTCGCCACGCTGCCGGATGGAACCATCGCCATTGCCTACGAAACCGACCGCTATTCGCGCATCGCTCTCACCACGATCCAGCCAGCAGATTTACAGTCTGCCCCGGAAGTCGCGAACCCGGACGGCACCTTGAAAGAAAACGCGGCGCGTTAG